A genome region from Crossiella equi includes the following:
- a CDS encoding DNA polymerase III subunit gamma and tau, protein MALALYRKYRPATFAEVVGQEHVTDPLRTALAAGRVNHAYLFSGPRGCGKTSSARILARSLNCVQGPTPDPCGVCHSCVNLAPEGSGSVDVVELDAASHGGVDDARELRDRAFYAPAESRYRVFIIDEAHMVTTQGFNALLKIVEEPPEHLVFIFATTEPEKVLGTIRSRTHHYPFRLIPPGAMRALIERNCEAEGVQVEPAVFPLVIRAGGGSARDTQSVLDQLLAGAGPQGVTYDRAIALLGVTDVALIDDAVDALAAGDGAEVFGVVDRLVEAGHDPRRFASDLLDRLRDLVLLAAVPEAAQRGLIDVPEEQLNRMAAQVERLGPGTLTRFAEIVHNGLTEMRGATAPRLVLELLCARMLLPSVSDTESAMLQRLERLERRATVAGPVAEVPSGGGAPLAQAAQAPVGDRPTYQRRSQQAPEPQAPAPAAQSPAPAAPAPAPQPASAPPQEPAAQPPRPAAAPAPAAQAPAAPAPASAQPAPEQPARAEWPAPSAPASAPAPAASPVQAPPTVAAGGLDAAAIRRVWPELLAAVRAKSRSTEAMLTNATVRSVDGDTVVLTHTAEPLARRLNDSRNTDTIAEALAGVVGGRWKVTCVHGDATPAAPSGGNGGGARAAAPARPPLTRPSQGNRPVAEAAPAAPPAPPQPRAKVTTSEPDIPLPPEPDEPDEPEDTEAYIAESKPHEGPLVIRNNQEEATIAMITQHLNARKIEKS, encoded by the coding sequence GTGGCGCTCGCCCTTTACCGCAAGTACCGTCCGGCGACCTTCGCCGAGGTTGTCGGGCAGGAGCACGTCACCGACCCCCTGCGCACCGCGCTGGCCGCGGGTCGGGTCAACCACGCGTACCTGTTCTCGGGTCCGCGCGGGTGTGGCAAGACGTCCTCCGCCCGAATCCTCGCGCGCTCCCTGAACTGTGTGCAGGGACCCACCCCCGATCCGTGCGGGGTGTGCCATTCCTGTGTGAACCTGGCGCCGGAGGGCTCCGGCAGCGTCGACGTGGTCGAGCTCGACGCGGCCAGCCACGGCGGTGTGGACGACGCGCGCGAGCTGCGCGACCGGGCGTTCTACGCGCCCGCCGAGTCCCGCTACCGCGTGTTCATCATCGACGAGGCGCACATGGTCACCACGCAGGGCTTCAACGCCCTGCTGAAGATCGTGGAGGAGCCGCCGGAGCACCTCGTCTTCATCTTCGCCACCACCGAGCCGGAGAAGGTGCTCGGCACCATCCGCTCGCGCACGCACCACTACCCGTTCCGGCTCATCCCGCCCGGTGCCATGCGCGCGCTCATCGAGCGCAACTGCGAGGCCGAGGGCGTGCAGGTCGAGCCCGCGGTGTTCCCTCTGGTCATCCGGGCCGGGGGCGGGTCCGCCCGCGACACCCAGTCCGTGCTCGACCAGCTGCTGGCCGGTGCCGGTCCTCAGGGCGTCACCTACGACCGGGCCATCGCGCTGCTCGGGGTCACCGACGTCGCGCTGATCGACGACGCGGTCGACGCCCTGGCCGCGGGCGACGGGGCCGAGGTGTTCGGCGTGGTCGACCGCCTGGTCGAGGCCGGGCACGACCCGCGCCGCTTCGCCTCCGACCTGCTCGACCGCCTGCGCGACCTGGTGCTGCTCGCCGCGGTGCCCGAGGCCGCCCAGCGCGGCCTGATCGACGTGCCCGAGGAGCAGCTCAACCGCATGGCCGCCCAGGTCGAGCGGCTGGGCCCGGGCACGCTCACTCGGTTCGCCGAGATCGTGCACAACGGCCTCACCGAGATGCGGGGCGCCACCGCGCCGCGCCTGGTGCTGGAGCTGCTGTGCGCGCGCATGCTGCTGCCCTCGGTGTCGGACACCGAGTCGGCCATGCTGCAACGCCTGGAACGCCTGGAACGGCGTGCCACGGTCGCCGGACCCGTCGCCGAGGTGCCCTCGGGCGGTGGGGCGCCACTCGCCCAGGCCGCGCAGGCACCGGTCGGGGACCGGCCCACCTACCAGCGGCGTTCCCAGCAGGCCCCGGAACCGCAGGCCCCGGCGCCCGCGGCCCAGAGCCCGGCGCCCGCTGCGCCGGCACCGGCGCCGCAGCCCGCATCGGCGCCGCCCCAGGAGCCCGCCGCCCAGCCGCCGCGGCCCGCTGCCGCCCCGGCACCGGCCGCCCAGGCACCCGCCGCTCCCGCACCGGCCTCGGCACAGCCCGCTCCGGAGCAGCCCGCCCGGGCTGAGTGGCCCGCCCCGTCAGCCCCGGCCAGCGCTCCGGCGCCCGCCGCGTCCCCGGTCCAGGCCCCGCCGACCGTGGCTGCCGGTGGGCTCGACGCCGCCGCGATCCGGCGGGTGTGGCCCGAGCTGCTCGCGGCCGTGCGCGCCAAGAGCCGCAGCACCGAGGCCATGCTCACCAACGCCACCGTGCGCTCGGTCGACGGCGACACCGTGGTGCTCACCCACACCGCCGAACCCCTGGCCCGGCGGCTCAACGACAGCCGCAACACCGACACCATCGCCGAGGCGCTGGCCGGAGTGGTCGGCGGCCGGTGGAAGGTCACCTGCGTGCACGGGGACGCCACCCCGGCCGCGCCCAGTGGTGGCAACGGGGGAGGGGCCCGGGCCGCCGCGCCCGCCCGGCCGCCGCTGACGCGCCCCAGCCAGGGCAACCGCCCGGTGGCCGAGGCCGCACCCGCCGCCCCGCCCGCACCGCCGCAGCCCCGGGCCAAGGTCACCACCTCGGAGCCGGACATCCCGCTGCCACCGGAGCCGGACGAGCCCGACGAGCCGGAGGACACCGAGGCCTACATCGCGGAGTCCAAGCCGCACGAGGGCCCGCTGGTGATCAGGAACAACCAGGAAGAGGCGACCATCGCCATGATCACCCAACACCTGAACGCCCGGAAGATCGAGAAGAGCTAG
- a CDS encoding N-acetylmuramoyl-L-alanine amidase: MHRRSPLTPLALALAVITLVACGNGEPAASSQASTPESSATTEPTSEQPPPSSSATPSPSPSPSTTTPPAKGRVVVLDPGHNGGNGKNPGVINKPVPAGRGKGKPCNTTGTATNAGYPEHAFTWDVAGRIRALLVAKGVRVELTRPNDTGVGPCVNERAEIGNRANADAVVSIHSDGSTTAGHRGFHVIYSNPPLNTAQGAPSTRLAGLVRDAMRDGGIPLSNYIGKAGLNGRDDIAGLNLSTRPAIMVECANMRDAGEAALAASPEGRQKYAAAIADGILRYLG; the protein is encoded by the coding sequence GTGCACCGTCGTTCCCCGTTGACCCCGCTGGCCCTGGCGCTGGCCGTCATCACGCTCGTCGCCTGCGGCAACGGCGAGCCCGCCGCCTCCAGCCAGGCGAGCACGCCGGAGTCCTCGGCCACCACCGAGCCGACCTCCGAGCAGCCGCCGCCCAGCAGCTCGGCCACCCCGAGCCCCTCGCCCTCCCCCAGCACCACCACGCCCCCGGCCAAGGGCCGCGTGGTCGTGCTCGACCCCGGGCACAACGGCGGCAACGGCAAGAACCCGGGCGTGATCAACAAGCCGGTGCCCGCGGGCCGGGGCAAGGGCAAGCCCTGCAACACCACCGGCACCGCGACCAACGCCGGTTACCCCGAGCACGCCTTCACCTGGGACGTGGCCGGGCGGATCAGGGCGCTGCTGGTGGCGAAGGGCGTGCGGGTCGAGCTGACCCGGCCCAACGACACCGGCGTCGGCCCGTGCGTGAACGAGCGCGCGGAGATCGGCAACCGGGCGAACGCGGACGCCGTGGTGTCCATCCACTCCGACGGCTCCACCACCGCCGGGCACCGGGGCTTCCACGTCATCTACTCGAACCCGCCGCTCAACACCGCCCAGGGCGCGCCGTCCACGCGGCTGGCCGGCCTGGTCCGGGACGCCATGCGGGACGGCGGCATCCCGCTGTCCAACTACATCGGCAAGGCGGGCCTGAACGGCCGCGACGACATCGCGGGCCTGAACCTGTCCACCCGGCCCGCGATCATGGTCGAGTGCGCGAACATGCGTGACGCGGGCGAGGCGGCACTGGCGGCCAGCCCCGAGGGCAGGCAGAAGTACGCGGCCGCGATCGCGGACGGCATCCTGCGCTACCTGGGCTAG
- a CDS encoding cyclodeaminase/cyclohydrolase family protein — protein MRTEQVEDWLSRLASAGPAPGGGAAAAMHAAMAAALVEMVCNFTVGRPNYAEHEELVRRVCAQATELRRQAVELADADARAFTSVTEAYKLPKDSEQERVARSVAVQNALVMAAAVPVRTAEVASQVLELVERIIGRSNTAVLSDLAVSASSAGAALASASVHVEVNRVSIDSPEVVERLGDAVARIEKAIESAHRIAADVRERISR, from the coding sequence TTGCGCACCGAACAGGTTGAGGACTGGTTGTCCCGGCTGGCTTCGGCCGGTCCCGCGCCCGGTGGTGGTGCCGCGGCCGCGATGCACGCGGCGATGGCCGCGGCGTTGGTGGAGATGGTCTGCAACTTCACCGTGGGCAGGCCGAACTACGCCGAGCACGAGGAGCTGGTCCGGCGCGTGTGCGCGCAGGCCACCGAACTGCGCCGGCAGGCGGTGGAGCTGGCCGACGCCGACGCGCGCGCGTTCACCTCGGTCACCGAGGCCTACAAGCTGCCCAAGGACTCCGAGCAGGAACGCGTGGCGCGCAGCGTCGCCGTCCAGAACGCGCTGGTGATGGCCGCCGCGGTGCCGGTGCGCACCGCCGAGGTGGCCTCCCAGGTGCTGGAGCTGGTCGAGCGGATCATCGGGCGGTCCAACACCGCCGTGCTCTCCGACCTCGCGGTGTCCGCCTCCTCCGCCGGGGCGGCGCTGGCCTCGGCCTCGGTGCACGTCGAGGTGAACCGGGTCTCGATCGACTCGCCCGAGGTGGTTGAGCGGCTCGGCGACGCCGTGGCCCGCATCGAGAAGGCGATCGAGTCCGCGCACCGCATCGCCGCCGACGTCCGGGAGCGCATCAGCCGCTGA
- a CDS encoding uridine kinase family protein, whose amino-acid sequence MREAADLLLAAPARLGGVRLAAVDGPSGAGKTTRADELVSYLLDRGHQVGLVPADHFATWDDPVAWWPRLVTGVLAPLAAGRPGRYQRTAWTDGQPHLADWVDVPVPEILVLEGVSTGRKSVSDRLSGLFWVELANAADRLERAVARDGEMCRDPLRRWQEFEVGWFAVDRTRQRADRILVAEGHRKIG is encoded by the coding sequence GTGAGAGAAGCCGCCGACCTGCTGCTGGCCGCCCCCGCCCGTCTTGGCGGGGTGCGGCTGGCGGCGGTCGACGGCCCGTCCGGGGCGGGCAAGACCACCCGGGCGGATGAGCTGGTCAGCTACTTGCTCGATCGGGGTCACCAGGTCGGTCTGGTGCCCGCCGACCACTTCGCCACCTGGGACGATCCCGTCGCCTGGTGGCCCCGCCTGGTCACCGGCGTGCTCGCCCCGCTGGCGGCCGGACGACCGGGCCGCTACCAGCGCACCGCCTGGACGGACGGGCAGCCGCATCTCGCCGACTGGGTCGACGTGCCGGTGCCGGAGATCCTGGTTCTGGAAGGCGTTTCCACCGGCCGGAAGTCGGTGTCCGATCGGCTGTCCGGCCTGTTCTGGGTCGAACTGGCCAATGCGGCGGACAGACTGGAACGAGCAGTTGCCAGAGACGGCGAGATGTGCCGCGACCCACTGCGCCGATGGCAGGAGTTCGAGGTGGGCTGGTTCGCGGTGGACCGCACCCGCCAACGGGCGGATCGCATCCTCGTAGCGGAGGGTCACCGCAAGATCGGGTGA
- a CDS encoding Prokaryotic metallothionein codes for MATCDVCGNDYWMAFEVRTVGGGVHTFDSFECAIQRLAPRCEHCDCRVIGHGVEVGGRFFCCGHCARSSGEGLGAEIRDAVGARPA; via the coding sequence ATGGCGACCTGCGATGTCTGCGGCAACGACTACTGGATGGCCTTCGAGGTCCGCACCGTGGGCGGCGGGGTGCACACCTTCGACTCGTTCGAGTGCGCCATCCAGCGCCTGGCGCCGCGCTGCGAGCACTGCGACTGCCGGGTCATCGGCCACGGGGTCGAGGTCGGGGGCCGGTTCTTCTGCTGCGGGCACTGCGCGCGCAGCAGCGGGGAAGGCCTGGGCGCGGAGATCCGCGACGCCGTTGGCGCCCGTCCTGCCTAG
- the recR gene encoding recombination mediator RecR: MYEGPVQDLIDELGRLPGVGPKSAQRIAFHLLATEPADISRLQEVLQKVKEGVQFCEVCGNVSAEARCRICQDTRRDPSLVCVVEEPKDVLAVERTREFKGRYHVLGGALDPLSGVGPDQLRIRELLRRIGGDEAGVQVAEVIIATDPNTEGEATATYLVRMLRDFPGLTVTRLASGLPMGGDLEFADELTLGRALSGRRTAM, encoded by the coding sequence GTGTACGAGGGGCCGGTACAGGACCTGATCGACGAGCTCGGGCGGCTGCCCGGCGTCGGCCCGAAGTCCGCGCAGCGCATCGCCTTCCACCTGCTCGCCACCGAGCCCGCGGACATCTCGCGGCTCCAGGAGGTGCTGCAGAAGGTCAAGGAGGGCGTGCAGTTCTGCGAGGTCTGCGGCAACGTCTCCGCGGAGGCGCGCTGCCGCATCTGCCAGGACACCCGCCGCGACCCGTCCCTGGTGTGCGTGGTCGAGGAGCCCAAGGACGTCCTCGCCGTCGAGCGCACCCGGGAGTTCAAGGGCCGCTACCACGTGCTGGGCGGTGCGCTGGACCCGTTGTCCGGCGTCGGGCCGGACCAGCTGCGCATCCGCGAGCTGCTCCGCCGCATCGGCGGGGACGAGGCGGGTGTGCAGGTCGCCGAGGTGATCATCGCGACCGACCCGAACACCGAGGGCGAGGCCACCGCCACCTACCTGGTGCGCATGCTGCGGGACTTCCCGGGCCTCACCGTCACCCGCCTGGCCTCCGGCCTGCCCATGGGCGGTGACCTGGAGTTCGCCGACGAGCTCACCCTCGGCCGCGCGCTGTCCGGCCGCCGCACCGCGATGTGA
- a CDS encoding YbaB/EbfC family nucleoid-associated protein, whose product MQQIMEQAQLMQQQLMTAQQELAEAEVRGTAGGGLVTATVAGTGELKALEIDPKVVDPEDTETLADLVVAAVRDANRAVAELTAQKMGPLAGGLGGGLDLGGLGLPGGM is encoded by the coding sequence ATGCAGCAGATCATGGAGCAGGCGCAGCTGATGCAGCAGCAGCTCATGACGGCCCAGCAGGAACTGGCCGAGGCCGAGGTGCGGGGCACCGCGGGGGGCGGGCTGGTCACGGCCACCGTCGCGGGCACCGGCGAGCTGAAGGCGCTGGAGATCGATCCCAAGGTGGTCGACCCCGAGGACACCGAGACGCTGGCCGACCTCGTGGTGGCCGCGGTGCGTGACGCCAACCGCGCGGTGGCCGAGCTGACCGCGCAGAAGATGGGCCCGCTCGCGGGCGGTCTCGGCGGCGGCCTCGACCTCGGCGGACTCGGCCTGCCCGGCGGTATGTGA